A genomic segment from Luteolibacter ambystomatis encodes:
- a CDS encoding discoidin domain-containing protein — protein MHTHARFLPAFVTCGLALSAMAHGAGNLATGAAVKASSEKTEGPAKNAVDGVESDESRWIANANNDKNPWLEITLAQPADIAAVDVYSGWRSEAQLADFDISVWENGQWSLTDAGRVRGNKEDVRRVLVSARNVTKLRLSLPSGGPGRIREIAVYGAADEAAGTGVKAVVRPGGPVARNVHQIALNQVGFQTAWPKRFTAPLSPDGTPFIVRAASGGSPLFQGVIKGNIGDFSDFKPADSDAEYVVEVKGGTLRDGTSDPFWIRTDLMKERFWQPAVDFLIDSRSVVGTHPSAYGGCPWRDGTYYDAILPALVMFQMADPARIAAMPRQIDWEADKKRVLDPSFKYFAGDPGGKGALDIARRYYQEFEPPKADAPDVVKLIHWGAGFYLLNPATTDPSGDPDGRKIHSQTVEQVAYVIWAWPVLKQWLPQSFYDRCKTLCFENWKPSLENDPLTDPATYKPISVLNQGSGMGGDLNPFKGRHAPGHSIVPNLLMHEVAKREKRADAGKYLDAAVVQAAWIVKTLDWNDPRTTKGQRMSEHRTIPNLVWLLKNYPDRAPAGLKEKIQQWAEVAVHRGDNLWDFRRYDEDSNWTIPRMNDVGSIVSFPACAVAASWAVDDPALKRRLLELAVAQADAAFGRNPRLAASPSLPELGFTGIERGWPVQHTLNICARLELCRGSISGSPGTEMYPFKPEGRYRHPEGWVNYGASWCISLAYLNASNAGNLPGL, from the coding sequence ATGCACACGCACGCCCGATTTCTTCCGGCCTTTGTCACTTGTGGTCTCGCTCTGAGCGCGATGGCGCACGGCGCGGGCAATCTCGCCACCGGAGCCGCAGTGAAGGCCAGCAGCGAGAAAACCGAAGGCCCCGCGAAGAATGCGGTGGATGGCGTGGAGAGCGATGAGTCCCGCTGGATCGCGAATGCGAACAACGACAAGAACCCCTGGCTGGAGATCACGCTGGCGCAGCCGGCGGACATCGCCGCCGTGGATGTCTATTCCGGCTGGCGGAGCGAGGCCCAGCTCGCCGACTTCGATATTTCCGTGTGGGAAAACGGCCAATGGTCGCTGACCGATGCTGGCCGCGTGCGCGGCAACAAGGAGGACGTCCGCCGCGTGCTGGTCAGCGCCCGCAATGTCACCAAGCTGCGCCTTTCCCTGCCCTCCGGCGGTCCGGGCCGCATCCGTGAGATCGCCGTCTATGGAGCCGCGGACGAAGCCGCCGGCACCGGCGTGAAGGCCGTGGTCCGTCCCGGCGGACCGGTGGCTCGGAACGTCCACCAGATCGCGCTCAACCAGGTCGGCTTCCAAACCGCGTGGCCGAAGCGTTTCACCGCGCCGCTGAGCCCGGACGGCACGCCATTCATCGTACGTGCGGCCTCGGGTGGATCGCCGTTGTTCCAAGGCGTCATCAAGGGCAACATCGGCGACTTCTCCGACTTCAAGCCCGCCGACAGCGATGCCGAATACGTGGTGGAGGTGAAGGGCGGCACGCTCCGCGATGGCACCAGCGATCCCTTCTGGATCCGCACGGACCTGATGAAGGAGCGCTTCTGGCAGCCCGCGGTGGATTTCCTGATCGACTCCCGCAGCGTGGTCGGCACGCACCCCAGCGCCTACGGCGGCTGCCCGTGGCGGGACGGCACGTATTATGATGCGATCCTTCCCGCGCTGGTCATGTTCCAGATGGCGGACCCGGCGCGGATCGCGGCGATGCCCCGGCAGATCGATTGGGAGGCGGACAAGAAGCGCGTGCTTGATCCTTCGTTCAAATACTTCGCCGGTGATCCGGGCGGCAAGGGCGCGCTGGACATCGCGCGCCGCTACTACCAGGAATTCGAGCCACCGAAAGCCGATGCACCGGATGTGGTGAAGCTGATCCACTGGGGTGCGGGCTTCTATCTGCTCAATCCAGCCACCACCGATCCCTCCGGCGATCCGGATGGTCGCAAAATCCACAGCCAGACCGTCGAACAGGTCGCCTACGTGATCTGGGCCTGGCCGGTGCTGAAGCAGTGGCTGCCGCAATCCTTCTACGACCGCTGCAAGACGCTCTGCTTCGAGAATTGGAAGCCCTCGCTGGAAAACGATCCGCTGACCGATCCCGCCACCTACAAACCCATCTCCGTGCTCAACCAGGGTTCCGGGATGGGCGGCGACCTCAATCCCTTCAAAGGCCGCCACGCTCCGGGCCACTCGATCGTGCCGAACCTGCTCATGCATGAGGTGGCGAAACGCGAGAAGCGCGCCGACGCGGGCAAATATCTCGACGCCGCCGTGGTTCAAGCCGCATGGATCGTGAAAACGCTGGATTGGAACGACCCACGCACCACCAAGGGCCAGCGCATGAGCGAGCACCGCACCATTCCGAACCTGGTATGGCTGCTGAAGAACTACCCCGACCGCGCGCCTGCCGGACTGAAGGAAAAGATCCAGCAATGGGCCGAAGTCGCCGTCCACCGTGGAGACAACCTCTGGGATTTCCGACGTTACGATGAAGATAGTAATTGGACGATCCCGCGGATGAACGACGTGGGGAGCATCGTGAGCTTCCCCGCGTGCGCGGTGGCGGCCTCGTGGGCAGTGGACGATCCGGCCCTCAAGCGCCGCCTGCTGGAGCTGGCGGTCGCGCAGGCCGATGCGGCCTTCGGGCGGAATCCTCGTCTCGCCGCCTCCCCCAGCCTGCCGGAGCTCGGCTTCACCGGCATCGAGCGCGGCTGGCCGGTCCAGCACACGCTGAACATCTGCGCGCGCCTGGAGCTGTGCCGTGGCTCCATCTCCGGCAGCCCGGGGACCGAGATGTATCCCTTCAAGCCGGAGGGCCGCTACCGCCACCCGGAAGGCTGGGTCAACTACGGCGCCTCCTGGTGCATCAGCCTCGCGTATCTGAATGCCTCGAACGCTGGGAATCTGCCGGGGTTGTGA
- a CDS encoding M14 family metallopeptidase codes for MSRPSSRWLVGMAAVFLLPSSFAKDLPPAEKHIRRIWEFEDAGVSFNDDFSQGRLNGCEQAGTDEFKLTLSPENEPINPSPWYAFKVTSATARTLKLHFVLTAEGSVLRPRLSTDGKTWTELPKEGFVSKRDTREAWATIQAGPRPLWVAAQELLGIADLEQWMDRKARLPFAKEEPVGKSIEGRTLRSLTFGEGDAKNLVFVIGRQHPPEVTGSMALMQFVDTITADTDLARRYRAKFKTLVIPLVNPDGVEHGHWRSNMGGVDTNRDWKAFSQPETRAVSEALVRIGKSPGVKPYLFIDFHSTGEDVFYTQQDKDPTFPPDFTRRWLGAIHGRFPDYKFKREDAHNVGVPTSKGWAYETFGTPAITYELGYSTDRKLIRTVCEGAAEEMMKLLLEDEAKPKP; via the coding sequence ATGTCCCGCCCATCCAGCCGATGGCTGGTGGGAATGGCCGCCGTATTTCTCCTGCCGTCCTCTTTTGCCAAGGATCTGCCACCAGCGGAAAAGCACATCCGCCGCATCTGGGAGTTCGAGGACGCGGGCGTGAGCTTCAACGATGACTTTTCGCAAGGCCGTCTCAATGGTTGCGAGCAAGCCGGCACGGATGAGTTCAAGCTGACCCTTTCTCCGGAGAACGAGCCGATCAACCCCAGCCCGTGGTATGCCTTCAAAGTCACCTCGGCCACCGCGAGGACTCTCAAGCTTCATTTCGTCCTCACCGCGGAGGGTTCGGTGCTGCGGCCTCGCCTGAGCACGGATGGGAAGACGTGGACCGAACTGCCAAAGGAAGGCTTTGTCTCGAAGAGAGACACCCGTGAAGCGTGGGCGACGATCCAGGCCGGCCCTCGACCGTTGTGGGTGGCGGCGCAGGAATTGCTGGGCATCGCGGATCTGGAACAGTGGATGGACCGGAAAGCCAGGCTGCCGTTTGCGAAGGAGGAGCCGGTGGGCAAGTCCATCGAAGGCCGGACGCTCCGCAGCCTCACCTTCGGAGAGGGTGATGCGAAGAACCTCGTCTTCGTGATCGGCCGCCAGCATCCGCCGGAGGTGACCGGCAGCATGGCGCTGATGCAGTTCGTCGATACCATCACCGCGGACACCGATCTAGCGCGCCGCTACCGGGCGAAGTTCAAGACGCTGGTCATTCCGCTGGTGAATCCGGATGGTGTGGAGCACGGCCACTGGCGGTCCAACATGGGCGGCGTGGATACGAACCGCGATTGGAAGGCGTTCTCACAGCCTGAGACGCGCGCGGTGAGCGAGGCACTGGTAAGGATCGGCAAGTCTCCGGGTGTGAAGCCGTATCTCTTCATCGATTTCCATTCCACCGGCGAGGATGTGTTCTACACCCAGCAGGACAAAGATCCGACCTTTCCGCCGGACTTCACCCGCCGTTGGCTGGGTGCGATTCACGGACGTTTTCCGGATTACAAGTTCAAGCGCGAGGACGCGCACAACGTGGGCGTGCCCACGTCGAAGGGCTGGGCGTATGAGACCTTCGGCACGCCCGCGATCACCTATGAGCTCGGATATTCCACGGACCGCAAGCTGATCCGCACGGTGTGCGAAGGGGCTGCGGAAGAGATGATGAAGCTGTTGCTGGAGGACGAGGCGAAGCCGAAGCCATGA
- a CDS encoding sigma-70 family RNA polymerase sigma factor, translated as MNPDPVEPHAVPQDEAEMAHAIAALRVPLRAYVLSILPHKAACDDVVQETMIFLWERRGEYREDTNLRAWAFKVAWFKAMGHRRDRTREERVVTYSEDSLHRISGAMEEILEDIEPRMEALRKCLSQLDADELQLLRLKYVDRGSLTAHAQDRAEHPNRVQKTISRLRLRLRHCIQSKLSLS; from the coding sequence ATGAACCCCGATCCGGTCGAGCCGCACGCCGTGCCGCAGGACGAGGCGGAGATGGCTCACGCGATCGCCGCCCTCCGTGTCCCGCTGCGTGCCTACGTGCTCTCGATCCTGCCGCACAAGGCCGCATGCGATGACGTGGTGCAGGAGACCATGATCTTCCTCTGGGAGCGCCGCGGCGAATATCGGGAGGACACCAACCTGCGCGCGTGGGCGTTCAAGGTGGCGTGGTTCAAGGCCATGGGCCATCGCCGCGACCGCACGCGCGAGGAACGCGTGGTCACTTATTCGGAGGACAGCCTGCACCGCATCAGCGGCGCGATGGAAGAGATCCTGGAGGACATCGAGCCGCGCATGGAGGCCTTGCGCAAATGCCTGTCCCAGTTGGACGCGGATGAGCTCCAACTACTGCGTCTGAAGTATGTGGACCGCGGCTCGCTCACCGCCCATGCGCAGGACCGCGCCGAGCACCCGAACCGCGTCCAGAAGACGATCTCGCGGCTACGGCTGAGACTGCGCCACTGCATCCAATCCAAACTTTCCCTGTCATGA
- a CDS encoding LysR substrate-binding domain-containing protein, with product MNYSLRELECFLAVAEELSFTRAARRLNLAQPPLSRHVRVLEEKLGAVLFEREPRGVSLTPAGHLFYEETRTIPNRLTRAGEAVKRTVAGETARLRLGFVSAVMNDDLVEILRRFRGTHPQVQILLHDAPPHDQLRAIAEGRLDGGFVGIEAPADAAGIEVTPWHREALCCFVASDHPLAGRRQVALKELAKEPFVAVAHEAAPAFAALVGRMCADAGFRPRVILESPRAQAVAVMVAAGSGIAILPAALEKLAGSAVVAVPLKGQPKITHVFARRTGRAKGALGELMALLKGWPGKR from the coding sequence ATGAATTATTCCCTGCGCGAACTGGAGTGCTTTCTGGCGGTGGCGGAGGAGCTGTCGTTCACCCGGGCTGCCCGAAGGCTCAATCTCGCCCAGCCGCCGCTGTCCCGACATGTCCGGGTGCTGGAGGAGAAGCTGGGTGCGGTGCTCTTCGAACGCGAACCGCGCGGGGTCTCGCTCACCCCGGCGGGGCATTTGTTCTATGAGGAAACGCGGACGATTCCGAACCGCCTCACGCGCGCGGGAGAGGCGGTGAAGCGGACCGTGGCGGGGGAAACCGCGCGTCTGCGCCTCGGCTTCGTCAGCGCGGTGATGAATGACGATCTGGTGGAGATCCTGCGGCGTTTCCGCGGCACCCATCCGCAGGTGCAGATCCTGCTGCACGATGCGCCGCCACACGACCAACTGCGGGCGATTGCCGAAGGCAGGCTCGATGGTGGGTTCGTGGGCATCGAGGCACCCGCGGATGCGGCGGGAATCGAAGTCACGCCGTGGCATCGGGAAGCGCTGTGTTGCTTCGTGGCCTCGGATCATCCTTTGGCCGGACGGCGGCAGGTCGCGTTGAAGGAGCTGGCGAAGGAACCGTTTGTGGCGGTGGCGCATGAGGCCGCGCCGGCCTTCGCGGCATTGGTGGGGCGAATGTGCGCGGATGCGGGATTCCGCCCACGGGTGATCCTGGAGTCACCGCGCGCCCAGGCGGTGGCGGTGATGGTGGCGGCGGGATCGGGGATCGCGATTCTTCCGGCCGCACTGGAGAAGCTCGCGGGCAGCGCGGTGGTGGCGGTGCCGTTGAAAGGCCAGCCGAAGATCACCCACGTCTTCGCGCGGCGCACGGGGAGGGCGAAAGGAGCCCTCGGGGAGCTGATGGCCCTGTTGAAGGGATGGCCCGGGAAAAGGTGA
- the ilvD gene encoding dihydroxy-acid dehydratase: MALSDIVKKGAIRAPHRSLLRATGAIRSEDDWDKPFIAIANSFVQIIPGHAHLDVVGRKVREAVRAAGGVPFEFNCIGVDDGIAMGHGGMRYSLASREIIADSIETMLRAHCFDGAVCIPNCDKIVPGMMMGAARVNIPTVFVSGGPMRSGKNPTTGESLDLASVFEAVGKLSAQAITEDQLGEIERNACPTCGSCSGMFTANSMNCLCEALGLALPGNGSILATDPARDALFERAGRAIVRLVRDDVKPSDILTRGAFANALALDMAMGGSSNTVLHTIAVAHEAGIPLTMRDFNDMAARVPHLCKVAPSGKHYMEDIDRAGGISAILQRLAEIPGLLHLDAFTVSGLTLGETISVAEVKDAEVIRPLDRAYSQQGGLAVLHGNLAPDGCVVKTAGVSPTMMTFTGPAVIFESEQEATSGILTGQVKPGDMVVIRYEGPKGGPGMPEMLAPTSAIAGRGLGESVMLITDGRFSGATRGGAIGHVSPEAAAGGTIALIEPGDRIEVDIPKRTIHLHVSEDILAERRARWTPPEPKIRSGYLARYAKLVTSADTGAVLAV, translated from the coding sequence ATGGCTCTCAGCGACATCGTCAAGAAAGGCGCGATCCGCGCGCCGCACCGCAGCCTTCTCCGCGCGACCGGCGCGATCCGGTCGGAGGATGATTGGGACAAGCCCTTCATCGCCATCGCGAACTCCTTCGTCCAGATCATCCCCGGCCACGCCCATCTGGATGTGGTCGGCCGCAAGGTCCGCGAAGCCGTGCGCGCGGCGGGCGGCGTGCCTTTCGAGTTCAACTGCATCGGCGTGGACGACGGCATCGCGATGGGCCACGGCGGCATGCGCTACTCCCTCGCCTCGCGCGAGATCATCGCCGACAGCATCGAGACGATGCTGCGCGCCCACTGTTTCGATGGAGCGGTGTGCATCCCGAACTGCGACAAGATCGTACCCGGCATGATGATGGGAGCGGCGCGGGTGAACATCCCCACCGTCTTCGTGTCCGGTGGCCCGATGCGTTCGGGAAAGAATCCGACCACTGGAGAATCGCTCGATCTCGCGTCCGTGTTCGAGGCCGTGGGCAAACTCTCCGCGCAGGCGATCACAGAGGATCAGCTCGGTGAAATCGAACGCAACGCCTGCCCCACCTGCGGTTCCTGCTCGGGCATGTTCACCGCGAACTCGATGAACTGTCTGTGCGAGGCGCTGGGACTGGCGCTGCCTGGCAATGGCTCGATCCTCGCCACCGATCCCGCGCGCGACGCGCTCTTCGAACGTGCCGGACGCGCCATCGTGCGGCTGGTGCGCGATGACGTGAAGCCCTCCGACATCCTCACCCGCGGTGCGTTCGCCAACGCCCTCGCACTGGACATGGCAATGGGCGGCTCCTCGAACACCGTGCTGCACACCATCGCCGTGGCCCATGAAGCGGGCATCCCGCTGACGATGCGCGATTTCAACGACATGGCCGCGCGCGTGCCGCATCTCTGCAAGGTCGCGCCCTCCGGGAAGCACTACATGGAGGACATCGACCGAGCCGGTGGCATCTCCGCGATCTTGCAGCGGCTCGCGGAAATCCCCGGCCTGCTCCATCTGGATGCCTTCACCGTGAGCGGTCTCACTCTTGGCGAAACCATCTCCGTGGCGGAGGTGAAGGACGCCGAGGTGATCCGTCCGCTCGATCGCGCCTATTCCCAGCAAGGTGGGCTCGCCGTGCTTCACGGCAATCTCGCGCCGGACGGCTGCGTGGTGAAGACCGCAGGCGTGAGCCCCACCATGATGACCTTCACCGGTCCCGCCGTGATCTTCGAGTCCGAGCAGGAAGCCACCAGCGGCATTCTCACGGGACAGGTGAAACCCGGCGACATGGTGGTGATCCGCTACGAGGGACCGAAGGGCGGCCCCGGCATGCCGGAAATGCTCGCGCCCACCTCGGCCATCGCCGGTCGCGGTCTGGGCGAGTCCGTGATGTTGATCACGGACGGACGTTTCTCCGGAGCCACGCGTGGCGGCGCCATCGGCCATGTTTCCCCGGAAGCCGCCGCAGGAGGCACCATCGCCCTGATCGAGCCCGGAGACCGGATCGAGGTCGATATTCCGAAGCGCACGATTCATCTCCATGTTTCCGAGGATATCCTCGCCGAACGCCGGGCGAGGTGGACGCCGCCCGAGCCGAAGATCCGCAGCGGCTACCTCGCCCGCTACGCGAAGCTGGTCACCAGCGCGGACACCGGGGCGGTGCTGGCGGTGTAG
- a CDS encoding alpha-N-acetylglucosaminidase, producing MNRRQFQKLLAASAAAAFSPTAFAAATGTPFPAADALIKRLLGEAAAKIRCEKTESDTDAYTIDRDGDTLVLRGNSPIAIGAALNDWLRRDARRQLSWTGENLTLPATLPLPTEPRSAKAALKHRVAYNFCTFGYTMAWWDWAEWEREIDFLALMGVNMPLAMVGTECVWRAVFTKIGMSDAAIRSFLCGPCFLPWQFMANIESWGGPMPVSWLESHQLLGRKIQDRMRELGMTPIAPGFTGYVPLALRELKPDAKILQKKPWFGFPQGTAQLDPTDPLYPKLASMFVEEQQRLFGEAHWYACDVFHESKPPSNDPAYLGSVGKMLIDALMKADPQAKIAMQTWTLYEPVVKAIPEDRLLLLDLDGRRKDYWGRAFVSGVIHNFGGRVYLGGNLKKSLELDRHAVNPDLKNVQGLGVFCEGSHANSPIYMAALESTFRKPGAADNGKAWLRDWAASRFGVAEGPAIEAWVSTWDHVYAPGSGASYNSGESPLCARPTLNGKASSPSAGSFSRSYPLEKLWDAWQLLASDAQRLGKLDTYRYDLVDWGRQALADLSVVLRKDILTAYEAGDRTAFDKACRAYLELGRDLDRLLGTRREFRLGNWLASARRWGKDAAEKKLHERAARLLVTLWGPNRQAQVNFDYSNRQWHGLLGAYYLKRWEKYLVFLQSEIAKPKDQRLDDKTLLKVYGRPGPENHPFFKDLAEWEWQWADQCQGTFTAEPEGDPLAITRELIAKYERSVPRTPAKSPIRPDVPEDAFALGEWGAGKLTADWKKIRWSVEGKFSDSGKFGVTFQGTGKDKVRVRNVTLYQNGKAVSSDPHEGSTGAENSGNVWAIQFPNVTQAQGLEIEAELASNAPATSTGEIHAHRLATK from the coding sequence ATGAACCGCCGCCAGTTCCAGAAACTCCTCGCCGCCTCCGCCGCAGCCGCCTTTTCCCCCACTGCCTTCGCCGCTGCCACGGGCACGCCCTTCCCCGCCGCGGACGCCCTGATCAAGCGCCTGCTCGGAGAGGCCGCCGCGAAGATCCGCTGCGAAAAAACCGAAAGCGATACGGACGCCTACACCATCGACCGCGATGGAGACACGCTGGTGCTGCGCGGCAACTCGCCCATCGCCATCGGCGCGGCGCTCAACGACTGGCTGCGCCGCGATGCCAGGCGCCAGCTCTCCTGGACCGGCGAAAACCTGACGCTGCCCGCCACCCTGCCGCTACCGACCGAACCTCGCTCCGCGAAAGCCGCACTGAAGCACCGGGTGGCGTATAATTTCTGCACCTTCGGCTACACCATGGCGTGGTGGGATTGGGCCGAGTGGGAGCGTGAGATCGATTTCCTCGCGCTGATGGGGGTGAACATGCCGCTGGCGATGGTCGGCACCGAGTGCGTGTGGCGCGCGGTGTTCACGAAGATCGGCATGAGCGATGCCGCGATCCGATCCTTCCTGTGCGGACCGTGTTTCCTGCCGTGGCAGTTCATGGCGAACATCGAGAGCTGGGGCGGGCCGATGCCGGTCTCGTGGCTGGAAAGCCACCAGCTTCTCGGGCGAAAGATTCAGGACCGCATGCGCGAGCTCGGCATGACTCCGATCGCCCCGGGCTTCACCGGCTACGTGCCGCTCGCGCTGCGCGAGTTGAAGCCGGATGCGAAGATCCTGCAGAAGAAGCCGTGGTTCGGTTTCCCCCAGGGCACCGCCCAGCTCGATCCCACCGATCCGCTGTATCCGAAGCTCGCCTCGATGTTCGTGGAGGAACAGCAGCGTCTCTTCGGCGAGGCGCATTGGTATGCCTGCGATGTCTTCCACGAGAGCAAGCCGCCATCGAACGATCCGGCATACCTCGGATCGGTCGGCAAGATGCTCATCGACGCGCTGATGAAGGCCGACCCGCAGGCGAAGATCGCCATGCAGACCTGGACTCTCTACGAGCCGGTGGTGAAGGCCATTCCGGAGGACCGCCTGCTGCTCCTCGATCTCGATGGCCGCCGCAAGGACTACTGGGGCCGCGCCTTCGTCTCCGGCGTGATCCACAACTTCGGCGGGCGTGTTTACCTCGGTGGCAATCTCAAGAAATCGCTGGAGCTGGATCGCCATGCGGTGAATCCGGATCTGAAGAACGTGCAGGGCCTCGGCGTCTTCTGCGAGGGCAGCCACGCGAACTCACCGATTTACATGGCCGCACTGGAAAGCACCTTCCGCAAGCCCGGTGCCGCGGACAATGGCAAGGCGTGGTTGCGCGACTGGGCGGCCTCGCGTTTCGGCGTCGCGGAGGGTCCGGCGATTGAAGCATGGGTCTCCACGTGGGATCACGTCTATGCTCCGGGCAGCGGCGCTTCCTACAACTCCGGCGAATCGCCTCTGTGTGCGCGTCCGACCCTGAACGGCAAGGCCAGCTCGCCCTCCGCCGGCTCCTTCTCACGCAGCTATCCCTTGGAAAAACTCTGGGATGCGTGGCAGTTGCTCGCGAGCGACGCCCAGCGTCTCGGCAAGCTGGATACCTATCGCTACGACCTCGTCGATTGGGGACGCCAGGCTTTGGCCGATCTCTCGGTGGTGCTGCGCAAGGACATCCTCACCGCCTACGAGGCCGGTGACCGCACCGCCTTCGACAAGGCCTGCCGCGCCTATCTCGAACTGGGCCGTGATCTCGACCGGCTGCTTGGCACCCGCCGCGAATTCCGCCTCGGCAACTGGCTTGCCAGCGCACGCCGCTGGGGCAAGGACGCCGCGGAAAAGAAACTCCACGAACGCGCCGCCCGCCTGCTGGTCACCTTGTGGGGGCCGAACCGCCAGGCGCAGGTGAACTTCGACTACTCGAACCGCCAGTGGCACGGCCTGCTCGGTGCCTATTATCTGAAGCGCTGGGAGAAGTATCTCGTCTTCCTCCAGTCGGAGATCGCGAAGCCGAAGGACCAGCGCCTCGATGACAAGACGCTGCTCAAGGTCTACGGTCGTCCGGGTCCGGAGAATCATCCGTTCTTCAAGGATCTCGCCGAATGGGAATGGCAGTGGGCCGATCAATGCCAGGGCACCTTCACCGCGGAGCCGGAAGGCGATCCGCTGGCCATCACCCGCGAACTGATCGCGAAGTACGAGAGATCCGTACCACGCACGCCCGCGAAGAGTCCGATACGCCCCGATGTTCCCGAAGACGCCTTCGCCCTCGGCGAATGGGGTGCGGGCAAGCTGACAGCGGATTGGAAAAAGATCCGCTGGTCGGTGGAAGGGAAGTTCTCCGACTCCGGCAAATTCGGCGTCACCTTCCAAGGCACGGGCAAGGACAAGGTCCGTGTACGCAACGTCACGCTCTATCAGAATGGCAAGGCGGTTTCGTCCGATCCGCATGAAGGCAGCACCGGCGCGGAGAATTCCGGCAACGTGTGGGCGATCCAGTTCCCGAATGTCACGCAGGCGCAAGGGCTGGAGATCGAAGCGGAACTCGCCAGCAACGCTCCGGCAACATCCACCGGTGAGATCCACGCACACCGGTTGGCGACGAAGTGA